The sequence below is a genomic window from Gossypium hirsutum isolate 1008001.06 chromosome A11, Gossypium_hirsutum_v2.1, whole genome shotgun sequence.
attaacatttaattacACTTAAACTAGTCTTTAGCCTTCATTTTATACCTAGTTAACAATTCacctataataaataaaagtttatttgGAACCTCGTGTAAGGCTTGATGATTAGAGCGTTCACCGCCTCAAGTGTGGTTTGAGTTCGAATCGTACTAAATACATTGTAATTAGAGTTTTACCTTTCTCTTGTAAttcatctaaaaaaaattataagagtaATGTTTATTTGAatggaaaaaatattaaaagttagtgaaaaaaattgaaattcttcAAGGACTTTTgcaattaataaatataaattctgacctattcattttgtttttaaagaaaagaaacattTCACTTAAATTTTGTTTGTTAGCAGGTGAACACTAACATTATTTGATGTTAATTTTATATGTTGATGCAGGACCCATTCAATTCGTTGGTCCttatgcaaatgacatcaactaCACTCTAATGCTGGAGCTGGGGGCACAATTTCATTTTTAATCTTAATGTCCAATTATGTTATTTCTTCCcctaacaaaataataaagttgTAATTAGATtaagtatttttttctttttcctttttggtaaatatgaaaaattagtcAAGGTTAACTGCACTAAAATTTTGTTATTCATGAATATATAATTAAGTTGTGACACTAATAAATTAATTGCTAGTTTTTAAGTTCACATATAAGTTCACAAAATGATCTTTCTTGAAACCTTTGAAAGCACTCAATATTATGATTCTATATCCCAATAACAGTTTTTCATTCTATGCTATCCAAGTTTAGGTTCTAAACTAAACAAATGGGCAGCATAGAAGCATTTACAAAGATAAATGGGTAGCTCTTCATAGAGCCATCGAAATGAAAGCTAAAAAAACAATAGATGGTTGAACGTGGTTGCCTTAGGAGTTTGACTTTCATAAAATTTGATTTCTAGAAATACAATCAACATAGTTTGATCTGTTTGTTTTGATTTTACTTGTTATACATCTATAATAATATGTTGTTATAAATAGATAATCATTATAAGCTTATCATaaattttatatagaaaatttcataaaaaaaaaagaaagaaagctaaAAGTCAAGTgtattattattgattttatgcatcttttattttacatattcttttacatgttaaattataaagtttacaagttcaattaatcaatgaattatcaaattaaattaattaatttattactaattactacatttaaataatcaatttataagtttatgaaGTTCTAAAttcatagtaaaatatttaattaaggaatttaataattttttaaattgacatatttaatttcattcattGAAGAGAACTAATTTAGACCATATGCTATTATaaagaactaatttaataaaggatgtaattataactataattttattaaaaaatttagattatatgttgttataaagaattaatttaataaaggATGTAATTATAACTATGGATGTTGTTATAGAGgttgaaaataaaacataaaaaatgagtttttttagAAATTTGATTATTATAACAAAATATTGTTATAGCAGGTGGTTATAAAGAAAGTCGATTGTACCAACTTTATTATGTGCATTGTAAAATTTGATACATTtcttaaataatttcaaaatatcataaaatGCATCTATATTCAGTATATAAAAaacgtaaattttattatattttataaatagatAAGAAAATTCTAATGTGTTTTCTTTGATTggttaatgtttttagtataataaatttgaaattcacATGAGTTGTAATTAATATTATCACGAGTAAAAAAAAATGTAACTATTATTATCAATGAAAAACACACTAAAATATGGACCTctatttttaagtgattttattAGAAGAGATAGTCATAGATATTAAGAgatgaaaaatatggaaaaaaaaaaccacaaaaatttagcaagaaaataaaaataatacaactGCCTTTAATTTAATTGTCTCTTCAAAGAAGAATTACTAAAGCAAAACATAGTTTGAAATTGAACCGAAACGACCATACTTGAATCACATCAACTTGCAAGCCACACTTTTGTACTAGTGATTGCCACCCACGGATGAAGACGTAGAGGGGGGAATTTTTCCCCTTCCCCTTCTGCTTCCGCATCTCCCATCTCCTTAAAACCATATTACTCACATCCGAATCGGCTCAATCACCAATGCTTCTATACCCTCCTTCCCGCCTTCTTTCAGCACCTCCTTTTCTTCGTCCGTAAGAAACTCCGCTCGGACTTGATTCATGGGTATGGAGAGACGACCATGGTGCTCCGTCAAATCGATTTTTTACAATGATTTTTGTATGACCAATTGATCATCGCTTCTCCCAAGCCTTTGGTCATCTCTTTCACCCTTTCGGGCAAGCAAGGTTGAAGGGCCgaactactactactactactactaccaCTACCCTTGTTGTGCTGCTCTGTATTGTCAGGCTTATTTGCCCTACTAGTTTCATCTGGTGACTTAGAGCTACGTCATTTCTTCTTCCCCCATTCTAGTGTTCCCAATGTCATCTCCGCTAAGTGATGTAAGTCAGACCAAACTTCCTCTTTTTCCTTGccctttgaatcatttgaattcaTCTTTTCTTGCTTCTTTTAAGAAATTTGAAGGTTTTCTTtgataagttatattattaaataGTGAAAGGAACCAAGTTATATCATATGAGTGAGTTGTCATGACCGTAGGaattactgtttttttttttttttttttgaagttggaAATTAAGTTTTCCTATGCGTACATTGTTTTGGAGATTAATTTTGAAGTTAATTCAGAAATTTGAAGCAGTATCAATTCATCCCAGTAGGACAAaactttataaatatattttgtacatatatactAGTATCATATTATGGACCAATGGATGATCTGGAAACACCAAAATGAaaggatttttctcgaacacatttttaaaaaaaaaataaaaaagctttTGAGTctgaaatttgaataaaaaattaaaatttgtgtgAATTGACTGGCGTGGCCCATGAGTACTGTCCAAAAGGACCAAAACCCTCcatttcctcttctctttttctttcacaGAGAcgaaggattttattttatttatttggtatCACTagatattatttacttattttattcgAACTGGGTTTATTTAATCAGGGACTGTTTTTAGGGGCTTTAACCCATTCCTTCCTTTCAGTAAGATTTCACcttcattttaatttatgaaaaGAAACGCATTCCATTCTGaatattgtttttgttttctttaaatgcAATTCTTCAGTTCTCAGTGCTTGAATCCAaaattatgtgtaaaagaaaTTTGTATACCATGTGGTCTTTCAAGTTGGAATCTTTCGTAACTGTGGATTAGGGCTAGGGCTATTTAGGGTTTTTCTTTCTGTAGATATGATGAAGCAGATATTCGGAAAGCTACCGCGAAAACCATCGAAATCATCCCAACATGAACCCAACGGTGATGCACTCAATGGTAATTCCTTTTTCAACTCTTCTCTTGGACCCAATTCTTTAAACAGCTCTAAACCTGGTTCCGCTTTTAAATTCTCAAATTCAGGTTCACGTTTGAACGGTGGGACTGTTAATTCTCATTCATCCAGTTCGGCCAACTCAAATCAAGGGAAGAAAACTGACCCTCTTGCAAGCCAAGCAGGTCTTATGTTAGTTTCAGGGATTTATGAGGCTTTGCCTGGTTTCCGGGATGTTCCCAGCACGGAAAAGCAGAGTCTTTTCCTTAAGAAGTTGAATATGTGTTGTGTGGTTTTTGATTTTGGTGATCCAACTAAGAACCTTCGGGAGAAGGACATAAAGAAGCAGACTCTGTTGGAGCTTGTTGATTATATTTCCTCAGTTACATCCAAGTTCAATGAGTTGGCGGTGCAAGAGATGACTAGAATGGTTGCTGCTAATCTCTTTAGAACATTTCCATCTCCGAATCACGATAACAAACTTCTAGAAATGTATGATTTGGAAGATGAGGAACCGGCCATGGATCCTGCTTGGCCTCATCTTCAGATTGTGTATGAACTTttacttagatttgtggtctcaccAGAGACCGATGCCAAGCTTGCTAAGAGATACATGGATCATTCATTTGTGTTGAAATTGTTGGATTTGTTTGATTCGGATGACCATAGAGAGAGGGATTATCTGAAGACAATTCTACATCGAATTTATGGGAAGTTCATGGTGCATCGACCATTTATTAGGAAAGCCATCAACAATATTTTCTACAGGTTTATTTTTGAGACAGAGAAGCACAATGGTATAGCTGAGTTGCTTGAAATCTTGGGAAGTATAATAAATGGGTTTGCCTTGCCTTTGAAGGAAGAGCACAAGCTCTTCTTGGTACGAGCCCTGATTCCTCTTCACAAGCCCAAGTGTGCATCCACGTACCATCAGCAGCTTTCTTATTGCATTACTCAGTTTGTTGAGAAAGACTACAAACTGGCTGATACTGTCATCCGAGGCCTACTAAAGTATTGGCCTGTCATTAATAGTTCAAAGGAGGTCATGTTTGTGGGAGAGTTGGAAGAAGTTCTAGAAGCTACTCAGGCAGCAGAATTCCAACGCTGCCAGGTTCCTCTTTTCCGTCAGATTGGCCGCTGCCTCAATAGCTCTCATTTTCAGGTACTGTCTAGATTATCATTGTTACTCCCTCTATTGACTTTTTCTGTAAGCTTCTTGCCTTCTTTTGTTGACTACTGTATGCCTGTATCACATACTTCATCACTACACATTCTTTTACAGCGATTGGAGCCTCTTACTGTTTTTTTATTCTCCATTGTTGCTGTTAGAGATTTTCCACGCCTTTCCATCCTGAACAATTCCTACTGGTCAATGTCCatctttaatatatatgtttgttaaACCCTAAGCCCCTGTACTATTTTAAGAATCTGGTCGGGGAAAAGAGTTAGAATTGTAGAACAAGCTACAAGAAATTTTCGGCATAAATAGTAGAACATAG
It includes:
- the LOC107941715 gene encoding serine/threonine protein phosphatase 2A 59 kDa regulatory subunit B' gamma isoform isoform X1, coding for MMKQIFGKLPRKPSKSSQHEPNGDALNGNSFFNSSLGPNSLNSSKPGSAFKFSNSGSRLNGGTVNSHSSSSANSNQGKKTDPLASQAGLMLVSGIYEALPGFRDVPSTEKQSLFLKKLNMCCVVFDFGDPTKNLREKDIKKQTLLELVDYISSVTSKFNELAVQEMTRMVAANLFRTFPSPNHDNKLLEMYDLEDEEPAMDPAWPHLQIVYELLLRFVVSPETDAKLAKRYMDHSFVLKLLDLFDSDDHRERDYLKTILHRIYGKFMVHRPFIRKAINNIFYRFIFETEKHNGIAELLEILGSIINGFALPLKEEHKLFLVRALIPLHKPKCASTYHQQLSYCITQFVEKDYKLADTVIRGLLKYWPVINSSKEVMFVGELEEVLEATQAAEFQRCQVPLFRQIGRCLNSSHFQVAERALFLWNNDHIRNLIIQNRSVILPIIFPALERNTNGHWNLAVQSFTLNVRKIFTDVDHVLFDECLSRFQEDELKEKEMQERRELTWKHLEDVASSTTAASNEAVLVSRFVSSIAIATATATSPTPKAMVGS
- the LOC107941715 gene encoding serine/threonine protein phosphatase 2A 59 kDa regulatory subunit B' gamma isoform isoform X2 is translated as MMKQIFGKLPRKPSKSSQHEPNGDALNGSRLNGGTVNSHSSSSANSNQGKKTDPLASQAGLMLVSGIYEALPGFRDVPSTEKQSLFLKKLNMCCVVFDFGDPTKNLREKDIKKQTLLELVDYISSVTSKFNELAVQEMTRMVAANLFRTFPSPNHDNKLLEMYDLEDEEPAMDPAWPHLQIVYELLLRFVVSPETDAKLAKRYMDHSFVLKLLDLFDSDDHRERDYLKTILHRIYGKFMVHRPFIRKAINNIFYRFIFETEKHNGIAELLEILGSIINGFALPLKEEHKLFLVRALIPLHKPKCASTYHQQLSYCITQFVEKDYKLADTVIRGLLKYWPVINSSKEVMFVGELEEVLEATQAAEFQRCQVPLFRQIGRCLNSSHFQVAERALFLWNNDHIRNLIIQNRSVILPIIFPALERNTNGHWNLAVQSFTLNVRKIFTDVDHVLFDECLSRFQEDELKEKEMQERRELTWKHLEDVASSTTAASNEAVLVSRFVSSIAIATATATSPTPKAMVGS